The following are from one region of the Methanospirillum hungatei genome:
- a CDS encoding TIGR01458 family HAD-type hydrolase: MQICAVLLDIDGTLMTGNEPIPGADAAIRFLQDNKIPYRYISNGTRKSRKNVLKKLEILGVRVSIDEIYTPAMATIQYLRDANISACNLLVTNDLMEDFQKAGIIHDAYASSVVVGDAGDRFTYTSMNSAFRSLIQGGKLIALEKDRFWKDVDGLSLSAGPFVTALEFSTGCTPIVMGKPSPHFFLAAMKDWNIHTKQVLMIGDDIMTDVRGAQDAGLLGAITCTGKYRPDEIQKSNVRPDMIINSIETLPIILETY, encoded by the coding sequence ATGCAGATATGTGCAGTTCTGCTTGACATTGATGGCACCCTGATGACTGGAAATGAACCCATACCTGGAGCAGATGCTGCGATTCGATTCCTTCAGGATAACAAAATTCCGTATAGATACATATCAAATGGTACCCGAAAGTCAAGAAAAAATGTCCTGAAAAAACTGGAGATTCTCGGAGTTAGAGTTTCTATTGATGAGATATATACTCCGGCAATGGCAACAATCCAATATCTCCGAGATGCAAATATAAGTGCCTGTAATCTCCTGGTAACGAATGATTTAATGGAGGATTTCCAGAAGGCCGGTATTATTCATGACGCATATGCTTCATCGGTTGTTGTGGGAGATGCCGGGGATCGGTTTACCTATACATCGATGAATTCAGCGTTTCGATCTCTCATTCAGGGAGGAAAACTCATTGCTCTTGAGAAAGACCGGTTCTGGAAGGATGTGGATGGATTATCCCTGAGCGCTGGACCATTTGTCACTGCTCTTGAATTTAGTACCGGTTGTACCCCGATTGTCATGGGAAAACCCTCTCCACACTTTTTCCTGGCAGCCATGAAAGATTGGAATATACATACAAAACAAGTCCTCATGATTGGTGATGACATCATGACTGATGTAAGAGGTGCGCAAGATGCCGGACTTCTTGGAGCAATAACATGTACCGGTAAATATCGACCGGATGAGATCCAAAAGAGCAATGTAAGGCCAGATATGATAATAAACTCAATAGAAACACTTCCAATTATCCTTGAGACGTACTAA
- a CDS encoding SufB/SufD family protein: MHNTIQMTDLSDDDQKRLALTGLEVDMKNRSGSFFQKDQDVCHITSDCEGIEFLTFSMALEKYPWVSDYIWKAVSKDKDKYTRYVASRPDPKGFVIIAKKGTKSIYPLQACLFLSDSAIQHVHNIVIAEEESELHIISGCTSSSSRNSGAHLGITEIYVGKGAKVTSTMIHNWGKNISVFPRSATIVEENGVFLSNYVCMEPVRKIQMAPVCHLKGEGAVGRFSSVVVCTPGSFMDLGSTAVLGAKGTSAELITRAITTGGTILSRGRIDGKVKGTKGHIECKGLILRDGTIHAIPEIKGDVVDTELSHEAAVGKIARDEIEYLMARGLDEETATATIIRGFLDVKVEGLPDVLQNQIDAAIDAAEKSGF, encoded by the coding sequence ATGCATAATACCATTCAGATGACTGATCTCTCTGATGATGATCAGAAACGACTTGCTCTTACCGGCCTTGAAGTCGATATGAAAAACAGGTCAGGCAGTTTCTTCCAAAAAGACCAGGATGTCTGTCATATTACATCCGACTGTGAGGGGATTGAATTCCTGACATTCAGCATGGCACTGGAAAAATATCCCTGGGTTTCTGATTATATCTGGAAAGCGGTTTCAAAAGATAAAGATAAATACACCAGATATGTTGCATCCAGACCAGATCCAAAAGGATTTGTCATCATTGCCAAAAAAGGAACGAAAAGCATTTACCCCTTACAGGCTTGTTTGTTCCTCTCCGATTCCGCTATTCAGCATGTCCATAATATTGTCATCGCTGAGGAGGAATCAGAACTACATATCATCTCTGGATGTACGAGTTCATCTTCCCGGAATAGCGGAGCACATCTTGGGATAACAGAGATCTATGTAGGAAAGGGTGCCAAAGTTACATCTACCATGATACACAACTGGGGCAAAAATATTTCTGTTTTCCCAAGATCAGCCACCATTGTTGAAGAAAATGGAGTGTTTCTCTCTAATTACGTCTGTATGGAGCCCGTAAGAAAAATTCAGATGGCACCGGTCTGTCATTTAAAGGGCGAGGGAGCAGTTGGACGGTTTTCAAGTGTTGTTGTCTGCACTCCTGGATCTTTCATGGACCTTGGATCTACAGCCGTACTTGGTGCAAAGGGAACCAGTGCTGAGCTTATTACCCGGGCAATAACAACCGGAGGGACTATTCTTTCAAGGGGCAGGATTGATGGAAAAGTAAAAGGAACAAAAGGTCATATCGAATGTAAAGGCCTTATCCTCAGAGACGGGACAATCCATGCAATTCCTGAAATTAAAGGAGACGTGGTTGATACCGAACTATCACACGAGGCAGCTGTTGGCAAAATAGCACGGGATGAAATTGAATATCTCATGGCCAGAGGCCTGGATGAAGAAACAGCAACCGCAACCATCATTCGAGGGTTTTTGGATGTCAAGGTAGAAGGTCTGCCAGACGTTTTACAAAACCAGATAGATGCAGCAATTGATGCTGCAGAGAAATCGGGATTCTAA
- a CDS encoding protein-L-isoaspartate(D-aspartate) O-methyltransferase, whose translation MDTSRAAEREEMVERQIGARGITNSRVLHAMRTVPRHVFVPESHSREAYEDYPLPIGNGQTISQPYIVAVMTELLSPEIGDTILEIGTGSGYQAAVLAACNTTVISIERIPQVAEQAVKNLAAADVTNVRVIVTDGTLGYSDEGPYNGILITAGTPEIPKPLLDELADGGRLVAPVGDRAIQDLVRVKREGETYHTQQYGAVRFVPLIGTYGWRNEEKW comes from the coding sequence ATGGATACATCCAGGGCAGCAGAACGTGAAGAGATGGTGGAGCGGCAAATAGGAGCCAGAGGTATTACAAACAGCCGGGTTCTCCATGCTATGCGAACAGTCCCTCGACATGTGTTTGTCCCTGAATCACATTCCCGAGAAGCATACGAGGATTATCCACTCCCTATTGGGAATGGACAGACCATTTCCCAGCCGTATATTGTTGCAGTCATGACAGAACTGTTATCACCGGAAATTGGTGATACTATTCTGGAGATTGGAACCGGTTCCGGGTATCAGGCAGCAGTTCTCGCAGCTTGCAACACCACCGTAATATCAATTGAGAGAATTCCTCAGGTTGCAGAGCAGGCAGTAAAGAATCTTGCTGCTGCAGATGTTACGAACGTCCGGGTCATTGTAACCGACGGAACTTTAGGATACTCTGATGAAGGACCGTATAATGGAATCCTCATAACCGCCGGAACTCCGGAAATACCAAAACCTCTCCTCGATGAACTAGCAGATGGTGGGAGACTTGTCGCTCCTGTTGGTGATCGGGCAATTCAGGATCTTGTCAGAGTAAAAAGAGAAGGAGAAACATACCATACACAGCAATATGGAGCAGTGAGATTTGTACCACTTATCGGAACGTATGGATGGAGAAATGAAGAAAAATGGTAA
- a CDS encoding phosphopentomutase/phosphoglucosamine mutase, with protein sequence MLFGSSGIRRRYNDDLLGLALQVGKAVGSKAGRVVIGRDTRTTGPLISAAFCAGVLATGGRILNGGIAPTPSIAYTCRNTDAACMITASHNPEPYNGLKLFNPDGSSFSSFQQKEIEETIADIPWGDWKNQGTITAAYPGELHSEAIAENIHIKEGLKVVIDCGNGAGSVVTPHLLSRMGAKTIAVNANVSGTFSRPSEPLPEHLPYIPSLIQKSGSACAIIHDGDADRMMAFDKNGKFIPGDTLLILFAKYLGAKQVVTTYDASMAIEEVAEVRRTPVGDAYVSEQLVRWGDFGGEPSGAWIFPQISKCPDGPYAAALFCEMAGEWDITSEIGSIPTYPILRTSIELEHAHDLLYALGAVNPTDGIRIEEEDGWCLIRASGTEPKIRFTAEGKSMDVAKELLRKGEEMVRIIRKEVKS encoded by the coding sequence ATGCTGTTCGGTTCTTCCGGGATCAGACGAAGATATAATGATGATCTTCTCGGTCTTGCATTGCAGGTTGGAAAGGCAGTTGGATCTAAAGCTGGCCGGGTTGTAATCGGGCGCGATACCCGAACGACTGGTCCCCTCATCTCTGCTGCATTTTGTGCAGGAGTGCTTGCCACAGGGGGTAGAATTTTAAATGGGGGGATTGCTCCGACTCCTTCAATTGCATATACATGTCGAAATACAGATGCAGCATGCATGATTACTGCATCTCACAACCCGGAACCCTATAACGGCCTGAAACTTTTTAATCCAGATGGATCTTCTTTCTCATCTTTTCAACAAAAAGAAATTGAAGAGACTATAGCAGACATTCCCTGGGGAGACTGGAAAAACCAGGGAACAATAACGGCTGCATATCCGGGAGAGCTGCATAGTGAAGCGATCGCTGAAAATATTCACATAAAAGAAGGATTAAAGGTTGTTATAGACTGTGGAAATGGAGCTGGATCTGTTGTCACTCCTCATCTACTTAGCCGAATGGGTGCGAAAACCATCGCAGTCAATGCAAATGTTTCCGGGACTTTTTCACGGCCATCTGAGCCACTCCCAGAACATCTTCCATATATCCCCTCACTCATTCAAAAATCCGGATCTGCATGTGCCATTATCCATGATGGTGACGCTGACAGAATGATGGCGTTTGATAAAAACGGGAAATTTATTCCTGGAGACACACTGCTTATTCTTTTTGCAAAATATCTTGGCGCAAAACAGGTTGTTACTACGTATGATGCATCAATGGCAATAGAAGAGGTCGCAGAAGTCAGAAGAACCCCTGTCGGAGATGCTTATGTCTCAGAGCAACTCGTCAGATGGGGAGACTTTGGTGGCGAACCTTCAGGTGCCTGGATATTTCCACAAATTTCAAAGTGTCCGGACGGGCCGTATGCGGCAGCTTTGTTCTGTGAAATGGCAGGAGAATGGGATATCACATCTGAAATTGGGTCAATACCCACATATCCGATTTTGAGAACATCAATAGAACTTGAGCATGCACATGATCTGCTATATGCCCTCGGAGCAGTAAATCCAACAGATGGAATCCGTATCGAAGAGGAAGATGGATGGTGCCTGATACGAGCAAGCGGAACAGAACCTAAGATACGGTTCACTGCTGAAGGAAAGAGCATGGATGTAGCAAAGGAACTGCTTCGAAAAGGTGAAGAAATGGTTCGAATAATTCGAAAAGAGGTCAAGTCGTGA
- the glmU gene encoding bifunctional sugar-1-phosphate nucleotidylyltransferase/acetyltransferase — translation MTVCVILAAGEGKRMRPLTGSRPKVMLPLAGKPMIEHLLCATRDAGVSEFILVVGYGESSVRSYFGNGESLGISIHYVTQKRQLGTGDAVMTVAPHVHTRFLLLNGDMVLQTEDIKKMLQTPAPAMGIFTSSHPQDYGVVTHSSGIVTGLEEKSLTPKSDQINAGIYLFDPQIFEQLNKITPSPRGELELTDALMGYIKTGSLQAVPLQYWADMGSPWDLLGVHEDMMKEISSRQEGVIEEGVYIKGNVQIGPGTVIMSGSYLEGPCIIGADCRIGPHAYIRPGTAVGNHCHIGHSSEIKNTIIMDETNVPHFSYIGDSVIGSGCNFGAGTKVANLRHDKSTIIIGGKNTRRRKFGAVIGDDVLFGINCSVNVGAIVGNHCRIGPHALVEGIIDDETVIRR, via the coding sequence GTGACAGTCTGTGTCATCCTCGCAGCTGGTGAAGGAAAACGAATGAGGCCGCTGACCGGATCACGGCCAAAAGTCATGCTCCCCCTGGCTGGGAAGCCTATGATTGAACATCTGCTCTGTGCAACCAGGGATGCAGGAGTTTCTGAATTTATTCTGGTTGTCGGATATGGGGAATCATCAGTCAGATCGTACTTTGGTAATGGTGAATCTCTGGGTATTTCTATACATTATGTTACCCAGAAGAGACAACTCGGAACCGGCGATGCTGTGATGACCGTTGCACCCCACGTTCATACCCGTTTTCTTCTCTTAAATGGGGATATGGTCCTCCAGACTGAAGATATCAAAAAAATGCTTCAGACTCCTGCCCCGGCTATGGGAATATTCACATCATCACATCCACAGGATTATGGAGTTGTCACCCATTCCAGTGGGATCGTAACTGGCCTTGAAGAAAAGTCTCTTACTCCGAAAAGTGATCAGATAAATGCCGGAATATACTTATTTGATCCACAAATATTTGAACAATTAAATAAAATTACTCCCTCCCCCCGGGGAGAACTCGAACTTACTGATGCCTTGATGGGATACATAAAAACAGGTTCACTCCAGGCAGTCCCTCTTCAATACTGGGCTGATATGGGTTCACCATGGGATCTCCTTGGAGTACATGAGGATATGATGAAGGAGATCTCCTCCAGGCAGGAAGGAGTAATAGAAGAGGGGGTTTACATAAAAGGGAATGTTCAAATCGGACCTGGAACGGTTATCATGTCAGGATCATATCTGGAAGGACCATGCATAATCGGTGCTGATTGCAGGATCGGTCCTCATGCATATATTCGTCCGGGAACAGCTGTTGGAAATCATTGTCACATTGGCCACAGTTCTGAAATTAAGAACACTATCATCATGGATGAGACAAATGTTCCGCACTTTTCATATATCGGGGATAGTGTCATCGGGAGTGGATGTAACTTTGGAGCTGGAACAAAGGTTGCGAACCTACGCCATGATAAAAGTACCATCATAATTGGAGGAAAAAATACACGGAGAAGGAAATTTGGTGCAGTTATCGGTGATGATGTCCTCTTTGGTATTAACTGCTCTGTAAATGTAGGAGCAATTGTAGGTAACCATTGCAGAATTGGTCCTCATGCACTTGTTGAAGGCATAATTGATGACGAAACGGTGATACGAAGATGA
- a CDS encoding sugar phosphate nucleotidyltransferase has product MTLQAVILAAGEGTRLRPLTQNRPKALIPVANKPIIEHTILSLVEAGIRDIIVVVGYRKEQVMRHLARLSLPVMIVRQTEQMGTGHALLSAKDKIAGDVIVLPGDNYIDPVSIRNIAHNKNSLLYTTHKNPSNFGVVTIENENITSIIEKPVHANRMTVSCGVYHLSSDIIRRIQTHILSEAIDDEIRNGTKISAIKAQSWQDAIYPWDLLFMNKRLLLNVEKRKSGTISSSAVIDGQVSIGSGTKIGPGTVISGPVIIGDDCTIGPHVVIEPGTSIGSRVKIEPFSALKNSIIMDDVVIASHCCISGSVIGEGCTIGEYTSAVFMSGFIPYEENAVRSACGVIMGNGVFCKPSIIFENTIVGNEVHIEGTSNLKFSCTQIPDKTRVI; this is encoded by the coding sequence ATGACCCTGCAGGCTGTAATTCTGGCAGCCGGAGAGGGAACCCGGCTCCGACCCCTCACACAGAACCGGCCCAAAGCTCTAATTCCAGTAGCAAACAAGCCAATAATTGAGCATACAATTCTTTCACTTGTTGAAGCAGGTATTCGCGACATCATTGTTGTTGTGGGATACCGGAAAGAGCAGGTAATGAGACACCTTGCTCGTCTTAGCCTTCCGGTTATGATTGTCAGGCAGACTGAACAGATGGGGACCGGTCATGCCCTGTTGAGCGCAAAAGATAAAATTGCAGGAGATGTAATCGTCCTTCCCGGGGATAATTACATTGATCCGGTATCTATCAGAAATATTGCACACAATAAGAATTCCCTTCTGTATACAACTCATAAGAATCCATCAAATTTTGGAGTCGTAACGATAGAGAATGAAAATATCACTAGTATTATAGAAAAACCGGTTCATGCCAACAGGATGACAGTCAGTTGTGGTGTATACCACTTAAGTTCAGATATTATCAGGCGTATTCAGACACACATTTTAAGTGAAGCAATTGATGATGAAATCCGAAACGGCACAAAAATATCTGCAATAAAGGCTCAATCCTGGCAGGATGCAATTTATCCGTGGGACCTGCTTTTTATGAATAAGAGACTCCTTCTTAATGTTGAAAAAAGAAAATCTGGAACCATCAGTTCATCTGCTGTTATTGATGGGCAGGTATCGATAGGATCCGGAACAAAAATCGGACCTGGAACCGTAATATCAGGTCCCGTAATTATCGGGGATGACTGTACCATCGGGCCTCATGTGGTAATAGAACCAGGAACAAGCATAGGATCACGAGTGAAAATTGAACCATTCTCGGCTTTAAAAAATTCAATAATTATGGATGATGTTGTCATTGCATCTCATTGCTGCATATCAGGATCAGTTATCGGAGAGGGATGTACCATTGGAGAGTATACGTCTGCTGTATTCATGTCAGGTTTTATTCCATATGAAGAAAATGCAGTACGTTCTGCGTGTGGCGTGATAATGGGAAATGGGGTGTTTTGCAAGCCATCTATAATTTTCGAAAATACCATAGTAGGGAATGAAGTGCATATTGAAGGGACATCAAATCTCAAATTTTCATGCACACAAATACCCGATAAAACCCGGGTGATATAA